The Thunnus albacares chromosome 21, fThuAlb1.1, whole genome shotgun sequence genome window below encodes:
- the alg14 gene encoding UDP-N-acetylglucosamine transferase subunit ALG14 homolog, with amino-acid sequence MTFLVGAVVAVLLICLLFIIRLYIVVKTGSNHKPGTKGPVAALVVAGSGGHTTEILRLMESLSAAYTPRHYVIAETDRMSEEKICTFENSKQHSDSKSQFTIYRIPRSREVHQSWSSSVLSTLSATCYSLPLVFRLRPDMVLCNGPGTCVPLCVAGLLLGILGMKKVLIVYVESICRVETLSLTGKILYLISDYFFVQWSSLRDKYPKSIFLGRIV; translated from the exons ATGACGTTCCTCGTAGGAGCTGTTGTAGCTGTTTTACTgatatgtttgttgtttattatcCGCTTATATATTGTTGTGAAGACTGGATCAAACCATAAACCTGGAACCAAAGGTCCGGTCGCTGCTCTTGTCGTTGCAGGATCAG gtgGTCACACTACAGAGATCCTGCGGCTGATGGAGAGCCTGTCTGCAGCCTACACACCTCGACACTATGTCATCGCCGAAACAGACAGGATGAGTGAGGAAAAAATCTGTACCTTTGAAAACTCTAAACAACACTCTGACTCCAAGTCACAG TTCACCATCTATCGGATCCCGCGGAGCCGGGAGGTGCATCAGTCATGGAGCTCCTCTGTGCTCAGCACCCTGAGCGCCACGTGCTACTCTCTCCCTCTGGTCTTCAGACTCAGACCTGACATG gTGCTGTGTAACGGCCCAGGGACCTGCGTTCCCCTGTGCGTGGCAGGACTCCTGCTTGGAATTCTGGGAATGAAGAAAGTCCTGATAGTTTACGTTGAAAGCATTTGCCGTGTGGAGACGCTGTCGCTCACGGGGAAGATCCTCTACCTCATATCAGACTATTTCTTTGTGCAGTGGTCCAGTCTGAGGGACAAATACCCCAAATCCATTTTCCTTGGAAGAATAGTGTGA